A stretch of DNA from Pseudonocardia hierapolitana:
CACGACGGCCGGATCCGGGTCGACCCGCGGCTGGAGGAGGCCCGCCCCACGGTCGCTGCCGCCGCCGAGGCGCTTCGCGAGTCCGACGCGGTGCACGACAGCGGTGCATGGCTGGAGGACAAGGAGTACGCGGTCGCCGTCCACACCCGGCGGATCCCCGATCGCGAGCGGTGGGCGGACCGGATTGACCGGGCGGCCCGACGGATCGCCGACCGGTACGGACTGGAGCTGATCCCCGGGAAGATGGTCTGGGAGCTGCGACCGCTGGTGCGCAGCGACAAGGGCGACGCCGTTCGCCGGGTCGTCGACGAGTCCGGCGCCCGGATCGTCGTGGTCGTCGGTGACGATCTCGGTGACCTGCCTGCCTTCGCAGCATTGACCGAGCTCGCAGCCGAAGGGCACGACGTGCTGCGGGTGGCCGTGCGGTCGGAGGAGGCTCCACCCCAGCTGCTCGCGGCCGCCGACCTCGTCCTGCAAGGCCCGGACGAAGTTCTCGAGTTCCTGCGGCGGCTGGTGGTCTGACAGGTTCGGGTCGTCGGTATCAGCGGGGTTCCCACAGCCGCACGGCCGAGCGGCGAGAGACTCGGTACCAGGTCGCTCCGACGGTGGTCGGTCCATCGCCACTCCCTCGCACTGCTCACCGAGGCATTAGCTGGTCGATCAGGATCTGGGTCAACCACTGTTCGTACCGTTCCGGCTGCCAGCCACGCTCGGCGACGAGCAGCTGATACACCTCGGGGGACATCAGCGCGTGGATGATGTCGGCCGCGTCTGCCTCCCGCACGGTCGACCTCAGAGCGCCGCTACGAGCGAGAGAACGTGCGATCAGCTCCTGTCCCGCCGCGCGGTGCCGAGTCCGGTCGGCCAGCAGGGCGGCCGCGTCCGGGTCGGACTCGGCCGCGCCGACGAGGACTCGGTACAAAAGGCAGAGCTGCTGCGCAGGTTCGCCGCCTGGCACGACCCGATTCTGGCGTTGGTGCAGGCTCACGGCCGGCCGCAGCATCCTGCGCAACGACATCGTCGAGCTCGTCGCCCCGCTTCCCCGGTTCACCCGGGCGCGAGTCGTCCTCGTTGGCGATGCCGCCCACGCCATGACCCCCGACCTCGGCCAAGGCGGCAACCAGGCCCTCGAGGACGCGGTCACGCTGGCTGCGCTGATCGGCCACCACCACGACGTGGATGCCGCGCTCGACATGTACGACACGACGCGGCGGCAGCGGACCACCGCGGTTGCGCGAAGCTCCCGGCAGGTCGGCCGGATCGCCCAGGCGCACAGCCCGATGGCAGTCGCTCTCCGCAACTCCCTGATTCGACTGCTTCCCGCGGGCGCCAGCACCCGAGCCGCGGCTCGACCGCAGACCTGGCGGCCTCCGGGCCCGGAAATAGATCTATGAAACCCTTGCCTGGCGGCAGTGCCGTGCCGGCAAGGACGACCCGAACCGCTATGGCCTCAGCGCCGTCAACGAATTCGGCGACTGGTGGATCGCGGCAAACCTCATCCGCGACGTCGCTTGTCTCTCCAATCTGGAGCTACTCCCCTGGGACGTCTGGGGCGTCATGCCAGAACCCCAGGACGAGATCACCCCGGTGATGGTCGAGCTGTTCGATGCGCTCGCCGACATCACGACCGACCCCGAAACGGCCGCTGACAGCCGCGCCCTCTACGAGTGCGACGACCGGCTCCGCGTCGACAGTTCGGTACGCAACATGTCGCGCGACGGTCGATGGGAACCGATCATGCCGGGCGCCGCCCACTAGCCATCATCCTCACGGCTTCGCGCTGATCAGCGGATTCAGAGAATGGGCAAGAGATCCTTCGGTTGCAACTCTGCCGGTACAGCTGGCGGACGGTAGGTATTCGAACCCTGCGCAATGCTCCACGACGCGCGGTACTCGACCGCCGGGCGCGGGTGGGTACCGTCGAGTACTGCTCGTTTGGGTGCAGGACGCGGCGAACGCCGCAGGCTCCGGGATCTCCGTTGAGCGTGCGTGAGCCAGGCACGATGCTTCATACCGTGGTGATCTCGTGGCGGTCCTTCGATACCGGCCGCCGTTGCCCAGCTCGTTGAGCGGTGACGCTCGTCCACCCGGATTTCGAGGGCTCCCTGTGCGTGATCCTGGTGAGGTGTCAGGCCTGACGGGACGATCATGACCGGAGCGCCGCGGGATCGTGTGCCCGTCGCGCCTTCGAGCCGGTCGTTCGCGCCGTGGTGGCGGAGGTCGGCAAGGTCGACAGCAACGTCTCGCTCTACTTGTACGGCTCCGTCGCGACCGGCCAAGCGCGGATCGCGGAGTCGGACGTCGACCTGTTTACCATCGGCCTGCCGGTCGCCGCGGCTGCGGAGATCAGCCGCGAGCTCTCCCGCCGGGTTCCGTGCCTTGTGCCGGGCGGTCGAGGTTGGCCCGGCCCGCGGTGCACGGTGCGCCGACGTTGCTCGAGCAGTCGTGTGCAGGAGCCACCGTTGGTGTGAGACCCGAGAGAGCATTCGTCGGCGTCGGGGCCACGCGCCACGATTCGCTCGATCAGGTGGCGGGCGGCGGGCAGGTGGCGGGCGGCGGGCAGGTGGTGGTGCGGACGACCAGGTGGGGTGGGACGACTAGCTCCCGGTGGCTGACCGGGTTGCGCTCGAGCCGGTCGATCGCGCGGGTGACGGCGAGCGTGGTGATCTGCTCGATGTCCTGGGCGATGGTGGTCAGGCCGACGTGTGACAGGCGGGCGAGGCGGCTGTCGTCGTAGCCCACGACGCTGATGTCGCCGGGTACGGCCAGGCCGGCGCGCTGGAGCACATCGAGCACGCCGAGGGCGCAGCGGTCGTTGAACACGGTCACGGCGGTCGGCCGCGGGGTGAGGTCGAGCAGGGCGCGGGCGGCCGCGGCGCCGTCGTCCTCGGTGAGCCCGCCCGACAGGACATGCACGTCGGCGGCGAGGCCGTGGTGGCGCATGGCGTCGCGGTAGCCGCGGCGGCGCTCGGCGGCTCCCGGGGCGCGGCCGCCGTCGACGTGGGCGATCCGGCGGTGGCCGAGGCCGACGAGGTGGTCAACGGCCTCGTGCAGACCCGACTCGTCGGCGGTGCGGACGACGTCGACGTCGCGGTGGCGGACCGCGCGCGCCACGACCACGACGGGCAGGCGGGCGGCGAGCTCGGCGAGGTGGGCCGTGCGCGTGTGCGGGCCGAGCAGGACGAGCGCCTCGCAGCGGTCCTGCAGCAGGCTCGCCGCGGCCCGCTGCTCGTCGCGCTGTGGGGTGACGGCGCTCAGTGCCAGTTCGTAGCCGACGCGGTCAGCGGCGGTGTAGAGGCCGCTGACCAGGTCGCCGTGGAAGGCGTGCTGCACCCCGAAGACGACGCCGAGCAGCCGGCTGCGACTGCTGCGCAGCAGCCTGGCGCGGGTGTCCGGGCGGTAGCCCAGCTCGTCGGCGGCCTGCAGCACCCGCTGCCGTGAGGCCGGGCTCGCGCCCGGGACGTCGCGCATCACGATCGAGACGAGGGCGACGGACACGCCCGCCCTGGCTGCGACGTCAGCGAGGGTCGGCCGGCGAGCGCGCTCTGCTCGGGTCACCCCCACACCCTACCGATCTCGCCTAGAACGTTCTAGGCTAGCGCGCCATAGAACGTTCTAGGCTCGAGGAGGAGCGGATGAACGCGATCGGGGTGGCCCTGGTCGGGTCGGGGCGGATGGGGTCGTTCCACGGCGAGTCGCTCGCGCGCCGGATCCCGGGGGCGCGGCTGGTGGCGGTGGCGGACCCGGCGCCGGGGGTGGCCGAGCGCCTGGGCGCGGACCGCGCCTACTCCGACCCGGCGGAGGCGTTCGCCGATCCGGGCGTCGACGCGGTGGTGATCGCCGCGCCCGCCCGCTTCCACGCCGATCTGGTGGTGGCCGCGGCCCGGGCGGGCAAGGGGGTGTTCTGCGAGAAGCCGATGGCGCTCTCGCTGCCCGACGCCGACCGGGCGATCGACGCCGCCCGCGCCGCCGGGGTGGTGCTGCAGGTGGGGTTCAACCGGCGCTTCGCCCCGGACTGGCAGGCCGCCCGCGCCCTGCTCGACGACGGCCGGCTGGGCATCCCGCGGCTGCTGCGCTCGGTCACCCGCGACCCCGGTGGGTTCGACCCGTCCCGGGTGCCGCCGGACACGATCTTCAACGAGACCCTGATCCACGACTTCGACACCCTGCGGTTCCTCAACCCGGGCGCGGAGGCCGTCGAGGTCTACGCCACCGCCGACGCGCTCGTCGAGCCCGAGTGGCGGGAGCGCGGGCTGCTCGACACCGCGGTGGTGGTGGTGCGGTTCACCAACGGTGCCACCGGTGTCGCGGAGGCGTGCTTCGAGGCCGCGTACGGCTACGACGTGCGCGGCGAGGTGTTCGGATCGGGGGGCATGGCGACCTTGGGCGACGGCCGCCGCACCGGGATGATCTTCTCCGGCGCGGCCGGCCGCACGGTCGAGATGGCCCGCAGCGACCAGGAGCTCCTGGCCGGCGCCTACGTCGCCGAGCTGGCCGCCTTCGTCGCCGCCGTCCGCGACCGGACGCCGGCCCCGGTGGGCGGGGAGGACGCGCGCGCGGCGCTGGCGATCGCGCTGGCGGCGGCCGGATCGGTGCGCGCCGGGCGTCCGGTCCGGATCGAGGAGGTCGCGAAGTGACCGGATTCCGGCTCGCCGCCTGCGCCGAGATGCTGTTCCTCGACCAGCCGATCGAGGAGCGGGTGCGCCGCATCGCCGACCTCGGGTTCGAGGTCGAGATCTGGGACTGGACGGCCAAGGACATCGCCGCGCTCGCCAAGACCGGGGCGAGGTTCACCTCGATGACCGGCTACATCCGAGGCACCCTCTCCGACCCGGACGGAGCCGAGGAACTGCTGCGCACCGCGGAGCGGTCACTGCGGGTCGCCGAGGAGCTCGACTGCCCCCGACTCAACGTGCACGGCACCGGCCTCGACGACCGCGGCCTGCCCGTGGTGGCCTCGCCGGTCGTCACGCCGCGGATGTGGCTGACCGCGGCGCGGACGCTGGCTCGGCTCGCCGAGCTGGCGGAGCGCGCCGGGCGCATGTTCACCCTGGAGAACCTCAACACCGCAGTCGACCACCCGGGGGTGCCGTTCGCGAGGGCGGCCGACACGCTCGCGCTCGTCGAGGCCGTCGACAGCCCGCACCTGCGGCTCAACCTCGACCTCTACCACGCCCAGATCGGCGAGGGGAACCTCGTGCAGCTGGTCGAGCGGGCGCTGCCGGTCGTCGGGGAGATCCAGGTCGCCGACGTCCCCGGCCGCTGCGAACCCGGCACCGGTGAGATCCATTACCCCGCCATCGCTGCGACCCTGGCGCGCCTCGGCTACGACGGCGTGGTCGGATTGGAAGGCTGGGCTTCGCACGACCCACTGGAGGCGCTCGACCGATTCCGGGACGCATTCACGCACCGCTCGTCCGCCGACCCACCCGGGTTCGGCTGACGCGCCCCGTCGACCGGCGGCGTGAGCGGGAAGGGGGCGCGCCGGCGGAGGAGGGGTGCGTCGATAGTTCCCTGCCGGCGGAGGGATCGGCTTGCGGCGGCGTGTCGATCGCAGACGTTCGGGATCGATGGGGAAGGCATGTGGGAGTCCGGCTCCACGAGATCGTCGGCTTCGGGCTGGATGGCGCGGCGACGGCGAGCACACCTGCGCCGAGCATCCTCGTAAGCAGCCCAGCAGGCCGACTCCGATCGGTCCATCCAGCCATCTGGTTCTGTCTGCGTGATCCCTGGCGTTTAAGAAGCCTTCCCACGTGATCGTTCTGCGGCTCGCGATCTGGCAAGCCTTTAGAGGTCATGAGCCCGGGCACAGGCGTCCACGGAAGAGCGCTCCCTCCTCGTCGCAGCCGGCGGAGGCTAGGGCCTCACTCGTCCGCTGCGCGATGCGCCCTGCTCGGTGGCCGGTGCGTCCATCGCACCGTTGCTGTCACGATCCGGGGCGGCAGGTGCTGTCGCTCGTGCCTGGATGTATGCCTGCCAGTCACGCTTGGCCCGGTGGGTCCAGCGCACGGCGGCTTCGATGCTGATCCCGAGTAGCGGACTCAACGCGGCGGCGGGGATGTCGGCGGCAAGGGCGGCGAGCGCGGAGTTGCGACCCACGCGGACTCGGATGCCGTGGCGATTGAGCATGTTGGCGAGGCGGCCTGGTGTGAAGTGTTGCCCGGGCAGCCCGCCGGGGAACAGCCAGCGTGGCCCGGGGACGCTGCGGCCGACGGTTGAGGTGGTGACCGCGGTGCGGGCGAGGTCGGTAAGCAGCGCGGCGAGGGGCGGAGGCAACGCGGTGCGGTGCCCGCCGAGCTGCAGGACGTGGCCGGTCTCGGTGGAGATCAGGTGCTCGGCGGTGAGCTCGCTGATCCGGCTGACCGGGAGCCCGTAGAGCAGGACGAGCCCGCCAGCGGCCCGGACTTCGAGGGGCAGCGTGGCGTCGTGGAGGCAGCGGCGCAGCTGTTCCCAGCGTTCCTCGTTGGTGACCGACAGGTCGGGCTCGGACGGAGGTAGGTAGCGGATGTCGAGTTCGGGGGCGAGGCCTCGGCCAGCGGCCCAGTCGAGGAAGTCCTTGACGACCCTCCGGGTGCAGGCGCCCTCGCTGAGCCACTGGTCGATCAGGGCCTGGGTGACATCGGCGAGCGCGACGTGCCGTTCATCCAGCCACCGCAGGAACGCGAGGGCCGCCCTGACTCGGCCGCGGAGGTTGTGTGCACTGGCTTCGGTGAAGCGGGCGTGCGCGGCGCGCTGGCGCGCCCGTCGCAGCACCGACCAGGTGACGTAGACGTGGATGACCTGGCGGTGTTGCTCGGGCAGCAGCGCCAGCTGCCGGTTCAGCCAGGCTGGCACCCGTTCGAGGTACTCGATCCGAGCCGGGAGCGCCCCGACGTGCACCAGCATCTGCCGCAGCGCGTTCACACCCGTAGGCGGCAGGGAGTCCAGGACCTCGTGGGTGGGCTCCACCCCCGCGGCGCCCAGCTGCCGCAGGACCTGCGCGCCGCCGTCGTCTCGGCGCAGCCACTCCAGCACCGATCGGGGGCGATCCGCCTGAGCCAGCGCCGCGAGCAGCGGCACCAACACGTCGAGCACTTGGCCGGTCGGGCCGCGGAACTGCTCGTGCAGGCGTTCGATCGCGACGCACCGGACGCAGTTGCCGTCCTGGTAGCGCTCCTCCCCACCGCCGCAGCGCCGGCAGACATAGTCGAAGCGCCCTCCGGCGCAAGCCCCGCAGACGCCGCGGCCGCGGCCGTCGACGCCGATCAGCGGCTTGATGGCGCCGCAGCCGCCGCAGGGTGCCGGTCTGCCCCGGACTTCTCGGTAGCAGCGTCGACAAACCGGCCCCATCGGCCATTGCGCGACTACCTGCTTCCGCTGGCCGCACCGGGTGCAGGGGTGGGGCGGCACGGCCTTCGACCGGCAGCTGACGCAGACCCGTCCGGCCGGGATGCGTTGGGGCAGGGGCTTCCGCTGACCGCAGCCGGCGCAGTGCGGCACGCGCACCGGATGCCCGGCCGCCTCGAGCACGACCACCAGCCGGAACACCGACGGCGGAACGTCGGGCGAACCGGAGACGAGCGCATCCGGGTGGACGGCCAGGTGCCTGTCGATATCCCACAACGCCTGCCCGGCCGCGTTCGCCGTCACCAGCGCCTGGTCCGCGGCCTGCGCGTCCAGGTCGGGAAGCTGCGTGGTGAGCAGCGTGAGCACGCGCTGACGGGCGGCATCGGCGGCCGCCGTGCTCACCTCGGCTCTCCGCCGGAGCCGGGCCGACGAATCGTGGTCCGGCGGACCGGCGGCGGAGCCGGTCGGCCAGCGTCCCCACTCGCCTTGCGGACCTGCTTGTTCACCGCCTGCACCTCGATCAAGTCGTTCGGGGAGCAGCCGAGGATGTCGCAGAGCGCGGCGAGGGTGTCCATGCTCAGCCGCTGCGGTGGCTGGGTCACCAGCCGGTAGACCTGCTCCCGGGACAGGTGGATACCGCGCTCGGCCAGCAGCGGCAGCAGCTCGGAGGTGGCGAACAACCCGCGCTCGGCCATCCGCAGCCGCAGATGCCACTCGATGCCCATCTTGCGGATCATCGCTGTTCCTCCCACTGCTGCTCCTGGGCCTGCAGAGCCTGGGTGAGCAGCCGGTTGCGGTAGTCATCGGACACCCCGGTGTAGAGCGCGGTGGTCGAGGCGTATGCGTGACCGACCTGGTCCTGCACGAACCGCTCCGGGTAGTCGAACTCGATCAAGTGCGTCACATACGAGTGCCGCAGGCAGTGCAGATCCAACACACCGTCCAGCCCGGCGGCATCGCGGGCCGCGACGAACGCATCGTTGATCCCACGCATCGACATCCGCCCCCGCCGCTCCGTGGTGAACAGCGCCGGATGCCCACCCGGGCCGAACCGGGGCCGGACCTCGTGCAGCCATTGCTCCAGCAGTGGCACCACCCAGTCCATCTCCGGCACCAGCAGCACCGTGCGCCGCTTCGGTGGGCTGCCCCGCGACGACTTGCCCCACCGCACCAGCAACGCCCCCATCTGCCCGAACCCGGGCACCTTCGGGTTACGCCGCAGGTCGGCCAGGTCCAGGCCCCACGCCTCCTGGCGACGCAACCCGAACGCGTAGACCGTCTTGAGCACGGCGGCATCGCGCTGCGCCGCCAGCCCGCCCTTGCGCCCTCGGGCACGGATCTCGTCCACGAGCCCGTCGGCGGCATCGAACAACGCCTGCACCTCGTCATAGCTCAACGGCCGCCGACCCGGCCCGCCCTCGTAGGCGCTGACATGCGCGATCGTGTTCCACTCGCCCAACAGCTGCACCGGCGCGCGCCCGAATCGTTCGCGGCACGCCTCCGGCCACCCGTAGCGCGGGTCGGTCAGGTAGCCCAGGAACATCTGCAGCCCGCCCAGGTAGCCGCGCGCGGTCGACACGACGATCTGCGCAGCCGAGCGCCGGCTATCGATGAACGCCTCGAGCTCCGCCGCCGTCCACTCCCACGGGTACTGCCCCGAGAAGCGCACCACCCGCCGGACCAGGTCTTGCCGACGCTGGATCGTCTCCGCCTTCAGGAAGCGGACCCGCTGCTGGCGCGCCCAGCCCTGCAACATCGCCTCGAACACCGCCGGCGCCGGATCGAGGTAGGACACGCCCTCGGCCAGCACCAAACGCGCCGACCCGGGCGTATCCAGAACCTCATCCACGCGTTGCATCTAACACAACAATGTGTCAGCTGTTCGGCTCGGGGTTGATCGACGTCAGGAGAGGATCCGAGGCCGAGGGCTATCGGATCTCACTCTGACCAGGCGTCACTGGCAAGTGGCGAAAGGTCCATCGGATGCAACTCTGCGCGTATACGGACGAACCGTGCGCCGTGGCGCCGGTGACGCTCGAAGGTCGGATCGACATGAGCGCGGGGCGACGACGAACCGCCGAACGCCCACCGCAGGAACGTGATGGTGAACGCCGACGGCGCAGTGCCGGCGCTCCGCCGCAGGAACGCCGTCACGACCCGGCGTCCTGGACCGGTCGCTCGCAGCGAGGACGCAGCCGGGCCGCCCGTTCGGACGGCCCGGCGGGGAGCGGACGCGCTACTGCTTGACCACCCGATCCGGCACGTCCGCGGGCGCCGCCCCGGGCCCGGCGGCCGGCCCGGACCCGACTGGTGCCGCGGGCGCCAGCCCGACACCGCGTGTCTCCGGCAAGACCGCCACGGCCACGGCGCTCGCGAGTGCAACGACCACGAGCGCCACGGCGAGGAGCCACGGCGCTCCACCGGTGGCCGCGACGAGCCCGACGGCGATGATCGGCGCGGGACCGGCCAGCGCGGCGCCGGGGATCTCCCGGCCGAGGGCGAAGCCGCTGAACCGGTACGCCGCCGGGAAGAGCTCGGCGAAGTAGGCGGCCTGCGACCCGAACATCGCGAGGCAGCCGCCACCGAGGGCGAGGGCGAACGCGAGGACGATCAGCACCGTGTTCCCGGTGTCGAGCAGCCAGAAGAACGGGAAGGAGATCAGGGCGCAGAACACCGACACCGCGAGGTAGACGGGCTTGCGACCGGACCTGTCGGAGAGCTTGCCGACCAACGGGATGGCGGCCGCCCCGACGGCGCAGCCCACGAGCAGCGCGAACAGCGATGTCGACTTGGAGACGCCCTTGCCCGCGAGGTAGCTCAGGGCGTAGGTCTGCACGACGTAGATGTTGAAGGCGAGCGGGCTGTTGGCGATCATGACGAGCAGGAGCCGGGCCGGCATCGTCCTGACCATCGTCAGCGCCGGCACGCGCGTGCGCTGGCGGGCCTCGCGCAGCTCCGCGAACACCGGTGACTCGGGCACCCGCAGGCGGATCAGCAGCCCGATCCCGACCACGGCGATGCTCAGCAGGAAGGGCACGCGCCAGCCCCAGCTCATCAGCTGGTCGCTGGGCAGGGTCGCCACGACACCGCTCACCGCCGCGGCGAGCCCGATGCCGAGGAACACGCCGCACGCCGGGAGCGCGGCGTAGTAGCCGCGGCGGTGCGCGGGCGCGAACTCGGCGACCATCGTGACGGCACCGACGTACTCGGCACCGACGCCGAGTCCCTGCAGGAGCCGGCACAACACCAGCAGGACGGGCGCGACCAGCCCGACGCTCGCGTACGTCGGTAGCAGGCCGATGACGGTAGTGGCGACACCCATCAGCAGGAGGGTGCCGACCAGGGCGGAGCGGCGGCCGTACCGGTCGCCGATGTGACCGAAGATCAGGGCCCCGATCGGCCGTGCGAAGTACCCGACGCCGAACGTTGCGAAGGCCGCGATCAGGCCGACGGACGGGGAGAAGTCGGGGAAGAACAGCGTGCCGAAGACGAGCGCGGCGGCTTGACCGTAGATGGCGATGTCGTACCACTCGATCAGGCTGCCGACGACCGTCCCCCGGATCAGGCGTCGGCGGGATTCATCCCAGATGGTCTCTCGGGTCGGGGCGGCGTTCATCGGCGCTCCTGGGAGGCGGGCGCGGCGCTAGCGGCCGGCGCGGACGAGGTTGGTCAAGGGCTGACCGGTCAGGAGCCGGTCGATGTTCAGCGCGATGGCGCGGTACCGCCGGTGCGTCAGCTCGCGCGTCCACGCGCTCGAATGAGGCGTGCACCATGCATTGGGCAGCTCCCAGAAGGGGTGGGACGCGGGAGCCGGCCGGTCCTCGAAGGAGCGTGGGTAGGAGTACCAGACGTCGATCACGGCGCCGCCGATGACGTTGTCGCGGAGCGCGTCGAAGAGCGCGGACTCGTCGACGACGGGGCCGCGGGAGACGTTGACGAGCACCGCGTGCGGCCGCATCCGGCGCAGCGCGGCACGGTCGATCAGCCCGCTCGTGGCGGGCGTCAGCGGGCAGGCCACGACGAGGTGGTCGGCCGTGGCGAGGACCTCGTCGAGGCGGGCCTGCGGGAGCAGCTCCGCCGCCGCGGACGGGACCGCCCTGTCGTCGACGGCCCGCACCCGCATCCCGAACGCCGCCGCCCGGGTGGCGATCGCCTGCCCGATCCGCCCGTAACCGATGATCCCGAGCGTCCGGCCGTGCAGCTCACCGTGCGGCACCCGGCCGCGGTAGGCGTCGGGCCACGACTCCGCGTCGAACGCCGCCTGCATCGCGCCGGCGCGGATCTCCCACTCGAGCAGGCGGGCGAGGACGAACTCGGCGATTGGGATCTCGTGCTCGAACACGTTCGCCACCGCGGTCCCGGGGTGCAGCGCGGCCAGGTCGATCCCGTCCAACCCGGCTCCGGGCACGTGCAGGAGCCGGAACGCCGGGGCCGTCGAGCCCGGCCGCGTGAACCGCAGCGAGACGACCACGTCGTCCGCGCCGATCCCGTCGTCGTGGCGGTCGCTGTGGGCGGCGGCCGCGGGCAGCACGGCGATCTGCGCAGGCTGCTGGAGGTGCGCCTCCAGGTCGGCCGCGTGCTCCGCCGCCTCGCCCACCAGGTGGATCCTCATCGGCCGCGCCCCGGACGGTGGCCGGCAGCGGCCGCGGAGAGGATCGAGCGGACCACCTCCTCGGTGACCGGCGCCGGGTTGGTCAGGCCCGGGTCGAGCGAGGTGTTGACGTCGTAGGACTCCGCGCCGCTCGCGATCCCGACGGCGAGCTCGAGGTCCTCCGCCCGGATCCCGAGGTCGGACAGGCGGACCGGCAGCCGTGCCGCGACGACGATGTCCCAGACGTGTCCGGGCAGGTCGTCGGTGCCCACCGCGTCGGCGAGGCGGCCCAGTGCGTCGGGGGCCCGCTCGACCAGGTGGGCCGTGACGTACGGCAGGACGGCGGCGTGGGCGACGCCGTGCTCCACGCCGAAACTGCCGCCGAGCATGTGGGCGACCGCGTGCTGGAGCGCGAACCCGCCGGTGAGGGCGGCACCGCCGAGGTAGGCGCCGTACAGCAGCTCGTTGCGGGCTCCGAGGTCGTCGGGAGCGGCGAGGACGGCGGGCAGCGCGCTGGTCACGACCCGCGCGCCCTCGATCGCCGCGGGCCGCAGCAGCGGGCTGACGCTCGGCAGGTAGACGGCGTCGATGCAGTGCGCGAGGGCGTTCATCGCGCTCGCGGCGGTCACGGCGAGCGGGAGCTGCCGTGACAGCTCGGCGTCGTAGATCACGACGGATGCGAGCATCGCCGGGCTCTCGTGCATGCGTTTGACGCCGTCGATCGTCATCCCGCAGTAGCCGGTCATCTCCGAGCCGGAGTAGGTCGTGGGCACGGCGATGATCGGCAGCCCACTCTCGTAGGCGATGCCCTTGCACAGGCCGGTCGCGGCGCCGCCGCCGACCGCGACGAGGCAGTCCGCGCCCATCTCTGCGGCCTGCTCGCGGCCGCGGTGGGCGAGCTCGACCGGGACCTGGCTGACGGCCTCGGGGAGGATCCCGACGCACCGGTCATCGAGTGCGGCCGCGACCTCCTTGCCCATCTCGGCCCGGCCCGGGGTGGTCACGACGAGCGGTCGTGTCACGCCGAGCCGGTCCACCTCGTCGGGGAGCACCGCGATGCTGCCCGGGCCGAAGACGACCCGGTCCGGGGTGGCGTTGTAGACGCCCCCACCGGGGTGGGCGAAGTGGCGCAGACTCACCAGTCCACCACCGTTCCGTCGGCGAGGACGGCCGAGCCGCTGTGCGGCACCTCCGGCCGGTACGGATGGCGGCGGGCCGCCGCCTCGTCGACCTCGACGCCGAGACCGGGGGCGGTGGGGACCTCCCAGTGGTTGCCGACGCGCTTCATCGGGGCGCTGACGACCTCGTCGTACCAGCTGACGGCGCCACTCATCTCCTCCTGGATGACGAAGTTCGGGGTGCTCACCGCGAAGTGGAGCGCGGCCGCCCCGGCGACGGGCCCGTTCGGGTTGTGCGGTGCCACACCGACGAGCTCGGCGTCCGCCACTGCCGCTATTCGCTTCCCCTCGAGCAGGCCGCCGGTG
This window harbors:
- a CDS encoding MFS transporter; protein product: MNAAPTRETIWDESRRRLIRGTVVGSLIEWYDIAIYGQAAALVFGTLFFPDFSPSVGLIAAFATFGVGYFARPIGALIFGHIGDRYGRRSALVGTLLLMGVATTVIGLLPTYASVGLVAPVLLVLCRLLQGLGVGAEYVGAVTMVAEFAPAHRRGYYAALPACGVFLGIGLAAAVSGVVATLPSDQLMSWGWRVPFLLSIAVVGIGLLIRLRVPESPVFAELREARQRTRVPALTMVRTMPARLLLVMIANSPLAFNIYVVQTYALSYLAGKGVSKSTSLFALLVGCAVGAAAIPLVGKLSDRSGRKPVYLAVSVFCALISFPFFWLLDTGNTVLIVLAFALALGGGCLAMFGSQAAYFAELFPAAYRFSGFALGREIPGAALAGPAPIIAVGLVAATGGAPWLLAVALVVVALASAVAVAVLPETRGVGLAPAAPVGSGPAAGPGAAPADVPDRVVKQ
- a CDS encoding 2-hydroxyacid dehydrogenase, with protein sequence MRIHLVGEAAEHAADLEAHLQQPAQIAVLPAAAAHSDRHDDGIGADDVVVSLRFTRPGSTAPAFRLLHVPGAGLDGIDLAALHPGTAVANVFEHEIPIAEFVLARLLEWEIRAGAMQAAFDAESWPDAYRGRVPHGELHGRTLGIIGYGRIGQAIATRAAAFGMRVRAVDDRAVPSAAAELLPQARLDEVLATADHLVVACPLTPATSGLIDRAALRRMRPHAVLVNVSRGPVVDESALFDALRDNVIGGAVIDVWYSYPRSFEDRPAPASHPFWELPNAWCTPHSSAWTRELTHRRYRAIALNIDRLLTGQPLTNLVRAGR
- a CDS encoding maleylacetate reductase translates to MSLRHFAHPGGGVYNATPDRVVFGPGSIAVLPDEVDRLGVTRPLVVTTPGRAEMGKEVAAALDDRCVGILPEAVSQVPVELAHRGREQAAEMGADCLVAVGGGAATGLCKGIAYESGLPIIAVPTTYSGSEMTGYCGMTIDGVKRMHESPAMLASVVIYDAELSRQLPLAVTAASAMNALAHCIDAVYLPSVSPLLRPAAIEGARVVTSALPAVLAAPDDLGARNELLYGAYLGGAALTGGFALQHAVAHMLGGSFGVEHGVAHAAVLPYVTAHLVERAPDALGRLADAVGTDDLPGHVWDIVVAARLPVRLSDLGIRAEDLELAVGIASGAESYDVNTSLDPGLTNPAPVTEEVVRSILSAAAAGHRPGRGR